One segment of Thermodesulfovibrio sp. 3907-1M DNA contains the following:
- a CDS encoding ceramide glucosyltransferase — protein sequence MILCLLVFLVFVSITVYILQVIALKRKMRENYNRVNLPPISIIKPLKGLDDNLFDNLESFCKQDYPDYEVILSIEDINDPACRVAEKIRNKYPSLVKIIIDNTSKALNPKVKNMIAAYRESKYEYFLISDSNVFVDKDYLRKTLSAMDENTGLVTNLIVGVGGKSIGAKLENLQLNSFVMLSTCFLEKFLRMPCSIGKSMLMRKSNFEEIGGFNAVGNVLAEDYILGKLMHERGKRVVLSNYTIKNVNEFWSLRRFLNRHSRWAKIRWKIAGWKYFLEPINNPLFLASFVPLIYGFTRFSMILFLITCLYKVILDVYVAKLVRFKIGFSFLLIPIKDLMMGVLWFVPLFSNKVMWRGNVYTIGKDTVLFEQRRTWSIKSIYFKFRESLTS from the coding sequence ATGATTTTATGTCTATTAGTCTTTTTAGTGTTTGTTAGTATAACTGTTTATATTTTACAGGTCATAGCATTAAAAAGAAAAATGAGAGAGAACTACAATAGAGTAAATCTTCCTCCAATCTCAATTATTAAACCCCTTAAAGGGCTTGATGATAATCTCTTTGACAACCTTGAAAGCTTTTGCAAACAGGACTATCCTGATTATGAAGTAATTTTATCCATTGAAGACATAAATGATCCTGCCTGCAGAGTTGCTGAAAAAATCAGAAATAAGTATCCCTCATTGGTAAAGATAATCATTGATAATACGTCAAAGGCTTTAAATCCAAAAGTGAAAAATATGATTGCTGCTTATAGAGAGTCAAAATATGAGTATTTTTTAATCAGTGACAGCAATGTCTTTGTGGATAAGGATTATTTGAGAAAAACTTTATCTGCTATGGATGAAAATACAGGTCTGGTTACAAATCTTATAGTGGGAGTAGGAGGTAAAAGCATTGGTGCAAAGCTTGAAAATCTACAGCTTAACTCCTTTGTCATGCTCAGCACATGCTTTCTTGAAAAATTCTTGAGGATGCCTTGTAGCATAGGGAAGTCAATGCTTATGAGAAAAAGCAATTTTGAGGAGATTGGAGGTTTCAATGCTGTGGGCAATGTGCTTGCAGAGGACTACATCCTCGGAAAGCTAATGCATGAAAGAGGTAAAAGAGTGGTTCTTTCAAACTATACAATAAAGAATGTTAATGAATTTTGGTCTTTGAGAAGATTTCTAAACAGACATTCAAGATGGGCAAAGATTAGATGGAAGATTGCTGGTTGGAAGTATTTTTTAGAGCCAATAAATAATCCATTATTTTTAGCATCCTTTGTCCCATTGATATATGGATTTACAAGATTTTCAATGATTTTATTTTTAATTACTTGCCTTTACAAAGTTATCCTTGATGTTTATGTAGCAAAACTTGTGAGATTTAAAATTGGATTCTCATTCTTGCTAATTCCAATTAAAGACCTTATGATGGGAGTTTTATGGTTTGTTCCGCTTTTTTCAAACAAAGTAATGTGGAGAGGCAATGTTTATACCATTGGAAAGGATACGGTACTTTTTGAACAAAGAAGAACATGGAGCATAAAGAGCATATATTTTAAATTCAGGGAATCATTGACTTCATAG
- a CDS encoding metallophosphoesterase family protein, giving the protein MKIAILGDIHGNIEALKVAYRTALETGVDRIFHLGDLGGYAPFVNEVVDFLIEHNIPGVQGNYDEAVALDKPHCGCKYEDEFQAEMAHISLEWTKKHASDRAKEYMKNLPFSIDFLAEDKKVSIFHATPTKNNLYWYEERPDKFFFQMADKAKADVMIYGHTHIPYFKKINEKYFINAGSVGKPKDGDPRTCVCLVEIGQDHFRTEFIRKEYDIKKTVDAIIERGLPPYFAQKLMQAK; this is encoded by the coding sequence ATGAAAATTGCCATATTAGGAGATATTCACGGAAATATTGAGGCATTAAAGGTAGCCTACAGGACTGCATTGGAAACTGGCGTAGATAGAATCTTTCATCTTGGCGACCTGGGTGGATATGCCCCATTTGTAAATGAGGTTGTTGATTTTCTTATTGAGCATAATATCCCGGGAGTTCAGGGTAACTATGATGAGGCAGTCGCCCTTGATAAACCCCACTGCGGTTGTAAATATGAAGATGAATTTCAGGCAGAGATGGCTCATATCTCCTTGGAATGGACAAAAAAACATGCAAGTGACAGAGCAAAGGAATATATGAAAAATCTTCCTTTTTCCATTGATTTTTTGGCTGAGGATAAAAAGGTCAGCATCTTTCATGCAACGCCAACGAAAAACAACCTTTACTGGTATGAGGAAAGACCTGATAAGTTTTTCTTTCAAATGGCAGATAAAGCAAAGGCAGATGTGATGATTTATGGACACACCCACATACCTTATTTCAAGAAAATCAATGAAAAATACTTTATCAACGCTGGAAGTGTGGGTAAACCAAAGGATGGAGATCCAAGAACCTGTGTTTGCCTCGTTGAGATTGGTCAGGACCATTTTAGAACTGAATTTATAAGAAAAGAGTATGACATTAAAAAGACCGTTGATGCAATTATTGAAAGGGGGCTTCCCCCTTACTTTGCTCAAAAACTAATGCAGGCGAAATAG
- a CDS encoding response regulator: MNRGRILIIDDRQDDLSLTKELLEKVGYNVVENLGWLGSTKTIKNFKPDLVLLDVNMPALSGERLYELLEKNLKTEGIPVLFYSSMDENFLKRLALQKRVDYIPKGDVFQLYKKISFYIKKSY, encoded by the coding sequence ATGAACAGAGGAAGAATTTTAATAATTGATGACAGACAAGATGATTTAAGCCTTACAAAAGAGCTTCTTGAAAAAGTTGGCTACAATGTTGTTGAAAATCTTGGATGGCTTGGTTCAACAAAGACAATAAAAAACTTCAAGCCTGATTTAGTCCTTCTTGATGTAAATATGCCAGCTTTGTCAGGAGAAAGGCTATATGAACTACTGGAGAAAAATTTAAAGACAGAGGGAATTCCAGTACTGTTTTACTCTTCCATGGACGAGAACTTTTTAAAAAGATTAGCATTACAAAAGAGGGTAGATTATATACCAAAGGGAGATGTTTTTCAGCTATATAAAAAGATTTCCTTTTATATTAAAAAGTCCTATTAG
- the aroD gene encoding type I 3-dehydroquinate dehydratase: MLNLNMLLKNIPAIAVVLNDRDVLSLKENSLKDTDLIELRVDMFENLMEVENIFNTARKKFNLPLICTIRSPQEGGMIDIPDRLSIYFKMIPFCDFFDIEIFSDEAGALRELSLKNNIKLIGSYHRFDTTPSTEELERVFEKGFNLGVDIIKIATMVNEREDIERLSLFLLNHRKNNIIVIGMGKKGRLTRVIFPALGSLITYASLNISSAPGQISLQDMVDIFRKLDLRD, from the coding sequence TTGTTAAACTTAAATATGCTTTTGAAAAACATACCTGCAATAGCAGTGGTACTAAATGATAGAGATGTCCTATCTCTTAAAGAGAATTCATTGAAGGATACTGATCTTATTGAATTAAGAGTTGATATGTTTGAAAATCTCATGGAAGTTGAAAATATCTTTAATACTGCAAGGAAAAAATTCAATCTTCCCTTAATTTGCACAATAAGGTCTCCGCAAGAAGGCGGCATGATAGATATTCCTGATAGATTGAGTATTTATTTTAAAATGATTCCTTTTTGTGATTTCTTTGATATAGAGATTTTTTCTGATGAAGCAGGTGCCTTACGGGAACTCAGTTTAAAAAATAACATTAAGCTTATAGGTTCCTATCATAGATTTGATACAACACCCTCCACAGAGGAACTGGAAAGGGTTTTTGAGAAAGGGTTTAATCTTGGTGTAGATATAATTAAGATTGCCACAATGGTTAATGAAAGGGAGGACATAGAGAGACTTTCTCTTTTCTTATTGAATCACAGAAAAAATAATATTATTGTAATCGGAATGGGTAAAAAGGGTAGATTAACGAGAGTAATTTTTCCTGCCCTTGGCTCTCTCATTACCTACGCCAGTTTAAACATTTCATCAGCTCCAGGACAGATTTCTTTGCAGGATATGGTAGATATTTTCAGAAAACTTGATTTAAGGGATTAA
- the pstS gene encoding phosphate ABC transporter substrate-binding protein PstS, with translation MRYLSLACLIVLLFSFTLAHSAEMLNGAGATFPYPLYSSWASDYNKATGIKINYQSIGSGGGIRQITERTVDFGASDMALKPEEIEKSKLLQFPAVIGGVVPVVNIPGIPSNTLVLDGTTICEIFLGEIKQWNDPKIKALNPNLNLPAKPITVVHRSDGSGTTAIFTHYLSGVCKRWADSVGYGTSVSWKTGLGGKGNEGVANYVKRTPYSIGYVEFAYAKQNKLSTVKLKNPAGQIVVADFESFADAAATAQLDPKQHFYAWMTNAPGKKSWPITGATYILLARDKNDVNKSVIKFFDWAFTHGDSTAKKLDYVPLPKSVKDKIRAYWKTYIK, from the coding sequence ATGCGGTATTTATCCTTAGCTTGTCTCATTGTTTTGCTTTTTAGTTTCACGCTCGCACATTCTGCTGAGATGCTTAATGGAGCTGGTGCTACTTTCCCTTATCCGTTGTATTCAAGCTGGGCTTCAGACTATAACAAAGCAACAGGAATTAAGATTAACTATCAGTCCATTGGTTCTGGTGGAGGAATCAGACAGATTACAGAGAGAACAGTGGATTTCGGTGCCTCTGATATGGCACTTAAACCTGAGGAGATTGAAAAGTCTAAGCTTCTTCAATTCCCTGCTGTAATAGGTGGTGTTGTGCCTGTTGTTAATATTCCGGGAATCCCATCTAACACATTGGTTCTTGATGGAACCACCATTTGTGAGATATTTCTTGGTGAGATTAAACAATGGAATGATCCAAAAATTAAAGCTCTCAATCCAAATCTAAATCTTCCTGCAAAACCTATTACAGTGGTTCATCGCTCTGATGGTTCTGGAACAACTGCTATATTTACCCACTATCTAAGTGGAGTATGTAAAAGATGGGCAGACTCTGTTGGTTATGGAACATCGGTAAGCTGGAAAACAGGACTTGGCGGTAAAGGCAATGAAGGTGTGGCTAACTATGTTAAAAGAACTCCCTATTCCATTGGATATGTAGAGTTTGCCTATGCAAAACAGAATAAACTTAGCACAGTAAAACTTAAAAATCCAGCAGGACAGATTGTAGTAGCTGATTTTGAAAGCTTTGCCGATGCAGCAGCAACTGCTCAACTTGACCCTAAACAGCACTTTTATGCATGGATGACAAATGCTCCAGGTAAAAAATCATGGCCCATTACAGGAGCCACTTATATTCTTCTTGCAAGAGATAAAAATGATGTAAACAAATCTGTAATAAAATTCTTTGACTGGGCATTCACACACGGAGATTCAACTGCTAAAAAGCTTGATTATGTCCCTCTTCCGAAATCTGTTAAAGATAAAATAAGAGCCTATTGGAAAACATATATAAAATAA
- the phoU gene encoding phosphate signaling complex protein PhoU: MGILENELRKLKEKILILGCLVEEGIRKSVKALIDRDIDLAKQVISRDNLINGLEVEINEECIRLIALRQPMAKDLRFITTAMKISTDLERMGDFAVNIAERAIELAQEPFLKPFVNIPKMAEITESMVEDAINAFVKEDVDLCYEVIKRDDKVDELLQNNHNELFGLMVKNPEIIPLALKRMFIAKYLERIADHATNIAEMVIYMVEGKMIRGSFVTEEIHKLCLEDFMSRQK; the protein is encoded by the coding sequence ATGGGAATCTTAGAAAATGAATTAAGAAAATTAAAGGAAAAAATACTTATACTTGGTTGCCTTGTTGAGGAGGGGATTAGAAAATCGGTTAAAGCTTTGATTGATAGAGATATTGACCTTGCAAAACAGGTTATATCAAGGGATAATTTAATTAACGGGCTTGAGGTTGAAATAAATGAGGAATGCATTAGGCTTATTGCGTTAAGACAGCCGATGGCAAAGGATTTAAGATTCATCACCACAGCAATGAAAATAAGCACTGACCTTGAGCGAATGGGAGATTTTGCAGTCAACATAGCTGAAAGAGCGATAGAGCTTGCACAGGAGCCTTTTTTGAAGCCCTTTGTCAATATCCCAAAAATGGCTGAGATTACGGAAAGTATGGTTGAAGATGCAATAAATGCTTTTGTTAAGGAAGATGTAGATTTGTGCTATGAGGTTATTAAAAGAGATGATAAAGTTGATGAACTGTTACAGAATAATCACAATGAACTTTTCGGACTTATGGTAAAAAATCCTGAAATAATTCCTCTTGCTCTTAAAAGAATGTTTATTGCCAAATACCTTGAGAGAATTGCAGACCATGCCACAAACATAGCTGAGATGGTCATCTACATGGTTGAGGGTAAAATGATAAGAGGCAGCTTCGTTACAGAGGAAATACACAAGCTCTGTCTGGAAGACTTTATGTCAAGGCAGAAATAG
- a CDS encoding ClpXP protease specificity-enhancing factor SspB: MIEFTDELIRRLNDLKRQTFFDLLELAGRVFIVVDYDESVVIGKRGFLPEEKERGLILVFNSRMKFNWENDAITATLVFGSTPEKCYIPVNAIAAVFSPDLRVQLSVPVVKKTNKEEQINETSKQSDMEDKGKVIDITKLRKKK; the protein is encoded by the coding sequence ATGATTGAGTTTACAGATGAATTAATCAGAAGGCTCAATGACCTGAAAAGACAAACATTTTTTGATTTGCTTGAGCTTGCTGGCAGAGTTTTCATTGTTGTTGACTATGATGAAAGTGTTGTAATTGGTAAAAGAGGATTTCTTCCAGAGGAAAAGGAAAGAGGTCTTATTCTTGTTTTTAACAGTAGAATGAAGTTCAACTGGGAAAATGATGCCATTACTGCAACACTTGTATTTGGTAGCACACCCGAAAAATGCTACATCCCAGTAAATGCAATTGCTGCAGTTTTCTCTCCTGACCTGAGAGTTCAGCTTTCAGTGCCTGTGGTTAAAAAAACCAACAAAGAAGAGCAAATAAATGAGACTTCCAAGCAGAGTGACATGGAAGATAAAGGAAAAGTTATAGACATTACAAAACTAAGGAAGAAAAAGTGA
- the lgt gene encoding prolipoprotein diacylglyceryl transferase: protein MIPYPNISPEIVKIGPLSIRWYGLMYLIGFICSYLIVRSEIKRRGLRVEKDFLENLYFYLILGLLLGARLGYVIFYNLPYYIKHPLEVFAIWQGGMSFHGGLIGVIVSAWLFTRAKKFDFLTLTDMLVLTAPIGLGLGRIGNFINGELFGRITDVPWAMIFPEGGPLPRHPSQLYEAAVEGVALFVILWFLKDKFSRSGIISSLFLILYGVFRFFVEFFREPDPQIGYILGIFTMGQILCSIMILAGLGLILYRSRK, encoded by the coding sequence ATGATTCCCTATCCCAACATAAGTCCTGAAATTGTAAAGATAGGTCCTCTATCAATCCGATGGTATGGATTAATGTATCTTATCGGGTTTATATGCTCCTACTTAATTGTAAGAAGCGAGATTAAGCGAAGAGGCTTAAGGGTTGAAAAGGACTTTCTTGAAAATCTTTATTTTTACCTGATTTTGGGACTTCTTTTAGGTGCCAGGCTTGGATATGTGATATTTTATAATCTGCCTTACTACATAAAACATCCTCTTGAGGTTTTTGCCATATGGCAGGGTGGAATGTCTTTTCATGGCGGTCTTATTGGAGTTATAGTTTCTGCATGGCTTTTTACAAGGGCAAAAAAGTTTGATTTCTTAACCCTTACTGATATGCTTGTTCTTACAGCACCAATTGGACTTGGCCTTGGCAGAATAGGTAACTTTATTAATGGAGAGCTCTTTGGAAGAATAACTGATGTTCCTTGGGCGATGATTTTTCCTGAAGGAGGACCTCTTCCAAGGCATCCAAGTCAGCTTTATGAGGCTGCAGTTGAAGGAGTTGCATTATTTGTTATTTTATGGTTTTTAAAGGATAAATTCAGCCGTTCCGGAATTATCTCGTCCCTTTTTTTGATTCTTTACGGAGTATTTCGCTTTTTTGTAGAGTTTTTCCGTGAGCCAGACCCTCAGATTGGCTATATTCTGGGTATATTCACAATGGGACAGATTTTATGCAGTATTATGATATTAGCAGGTCTGGGTTTAATCCTTTACAGGAGTAGAAAATGA
- a CDS encoding HEPN domain-containing protein: MEKLTISDKIALSEYRFEKALETLKDGEIAFKSKSYKMATNRAYYAVLHGIRSLLILKGLDPITHDGAKTMFSLHFIKPGILPAEMLKIFNQLLLLRKDVDYGDFEKIEEEDAREALDKADKFLKTVKPVRTKLISELKD, translated from the coding sequence ATGGAAAAGCTCACGATTAGTGATAAAATAGCTTTATCAGAATACAGATTTGAAAAAGCCTTAGAAACCTTAAAAGATGGAGAGATTGCCTTTAAAAGTAAAAGCTATAAAATGGCAACAAATAGAGCATACTACGCTGTTTTACATGGAATCAGGTCTCTTTTGATACTGAAAGGATTAGACCCGATTACTCATGATGGAGCGAAAACAATGTTTTCCCTTCATTTTATAAAGCCAGGGATACTACCAGCAGAAATGTTGAAAATTTTCAATCAGCTTCTTTTATTGAGAAAAGATGTGGATTATGGCGATTTTGAAAAAATTGAGGAAGAAGATGCAAGGGAAGCCCTTGATAAGGCAGATAAGTTTTTAAAAACTGTCAAACCAGTGCGAACAAAACTAATATCTGAATTAAAGGATTAA
- a CDS encoding nucleotidyltransferase domain-containing protein, whose amino-acid sequence MFLEEKRALKRIADRLKKALGDELISVTAFGSRVRGDFKGDSDLDVLVIVRERNRDIVDRIVDIFNEEEIRTGIPFSPVVKSSELFEKEKKFNTTFYRNIKNEGRLFYGKAHD is encoded by the coding sequence ATGTTTTTAGAGGAAAAGAGAGCACTTAAAAGAATTGCTGACAGGCTCAAGAAAGCACTGGGAGATGAGCTCATATCAGTTACAGCCTTTGGTTCAAGGGTAAGGGGTGATTTCAAAGGAGATTCTGACCTTGATGTGCTTGTAATTGTAAGGGAGAGAAATAGAGATATAGTGGACAGAATAGTTGATATATTCAATGAGGAGGAGATAAGGACAGGTATACCTTTTTCACCTGTTGTAAAATCATCAGAGCTCTTTGAAAAGGAAAAAAAATTCAACACAACCTTTTATAGAAACATAAAAAATGAAGGAAGGCTTTTTTATGGAAAAGCTCACGATTAG
- a CDS encoding ubiquinone/menaquinone biosynthesis methyltransferase — translation MKETQQIKSMFDRIVGRYDFLNHLLSFGQDFFWRKKMAEHAVNGGTTIVLDLATGTADSARALLKRGAKVVGVDISFEMLRTGNKKIKKKKRNAFFSAVVASGYRLPFRDECFDAVTCAFGIRNMHETESAVKEIYRVIKKGGRIVILEFSIPDGFFRKPYLLYLKKIVPFIASVFSVRSAYEYLGSSIEGFYKPREIIKLLENCSFRNIKAIPLSFRSVYLYVGKKNPL, via the coding sequence ATGAAAGAAACTCAACAGATTAAATCTATGTTTGACAGGATTGTAGGCAGATATGATTTTCTCAATCATCTGCTTTCCTTTGGACAGGACTTTTTCTGGAGAAAAAAAATGGCAGAGCATGCAGTGAATGGCGGTACCACCATTGTTTTAGACCTTGCAACAGGAACTGCAGATTCTGCCAGAGCATTATTAAAAAGAGGAGCTAAAGTGGTCGGTGTTGATATAAGCTTTGAAATGTTACGGACTGGGAATAAAAAAATTAAAAAAAAGAAGAGAAATGCTTTCTTCTCTGCAGTCGTTGCATCTGGCTATAGACTTCCTTTCAGAGACGAGTGTTTTGATGCTGTGACCTGTGCTTTTGGCATAAGAAATATGCATGAAACAGAATCTGCAGTGAAAGAGATTTACAGAGTTATAAAAAAGGGCGGCAGGATTGTTATTCTTGAGTTTTCCATTCCAGATGGATTTTTCAGAAAACCCTATCTTTTATACTTAAAAAAAATTGTTCCCTTTATTGCTTCTGTTTTTTCAGTTCGTTCTGCCTATGAATATCTTGGCTCATCAATTGAGGGATTTTATAAACCCCGTGAAATTATAAAACTTCTTGAAAATTGCAGCTTTAGGAATATAAAAGCTATTCCATTAAGTTTCCGTTCAGTTTATTTGTATGTGGGAAAGAAGAATCCATTATGA
- the yajC gene encoding preprotein translocase subunit YajC, producing the protein MNFLNLISEAYAMGPAPQGTAQGDPIMSLIASILPLVLIVVVFYFLLIRPQQKRAKEHRQMLENLKKGDKVITVGGIYGVVESVNPNTVVLKIAENVKVKFSKQSVAALRPPTDED; encoded by the coding sequence ATGAACTTTTTAAATTTGATATCAGAAGCATATGCAATGGGACCTGCACCGCAGGGTACAGCACAGGGCGACCCAATAATGAGCCTTATTGCAAGCATTTTACCCCTGGTTTTGATTGTAGTTGTTTTTTATTTTTTGCTTATCAGGCCTCAGCAGAAAAGGGCAAAAGAACACAGACAGATGCTTGAGAATCTTAAAAAAGGAGACAAGGTAATCACAGTAGGCGGAATATACGGAGTTGTTGAATCTGTAAATCCCAATACAGTGGTTTTAAAAATTGCGGAAAATGTAAAGGTTAAATTTTCAAAACAGTCAGTTGCTGCATTAAGACCACCAACAGACGAGGATTAA
- the secD gene encoding protein translocase subunit SecD, which yields MRKSIYLRIALILATVILAFIFFLPNTPFFDSMPDWWKKNMPHKGIVLGLDLRGGSHLVFEVDLKRARGITVERIGMHLQSLLEKKGIKATVKTVGEKIFIQPLNDEVKKLIKENYPDLSISVQGNNLVCELPETAFKRVETTSVEQAIEVIRNRIDQLGVAEPTIHRQGENEIVVQLPGVKDPKKALEIIGKTAQLEFKLLDEETPLWKELPSLIKAGEEEAFLNQWKNRIPESDEIVFQKIINKETGEVYKRPYIVKKETLLTGDLLAEAHVSIDQRFNEPYVSLRFNDAGAKIFEEITAKYVKQRLAIILDGNLYSAPVIQEKIEGGNAQITGSFTLEEAKDLAIVLRAGALPAPVKLIQNVTVGPTLGKDSIEAGKMAVIVAAVFVSLFIIFYYRLSGVIADLALILNIILLIGALAALNATLTLPGIAGIALAIGMAVDSNVLMFERIREELKLGKTPKAAIESGYKKAFWTIFDSHVTTLITAAVLFHFGSGPIKGFAVTLSLGVAINLFTALIGTKTAFDFIYTGKERKSLSI from the coding sequence ATGAGAAAAAGCATTTATCTGAGAATTGCACTGATACTGGCAACTGTTATTTTAGCATTCATCTTCTTTTTACCAAATACTCCTTTTTTTGATTCCATGCCTGATTGGTGGAAAAAAAATATGCCTCATAAAGGAATTGTTCTCGGGCTTGATTTAAGAGGAGGTTCTCATCTTGTTTTTGAAGTTGACCTCAAAAGAGCAAGAGGAATAACTGTGGAGAGAATTGGTATGCATCTTCAAAGTCTTCTTGAAAAAAAGGGGATAAAAGCAACAGTAAAAACTGTAGGCGAGAAAATATTTATTCAGCCTTTAAACGATGAGGTAAAAAAGCTCATAAAAGAAAACTATCCTGATCTCTCCATCTCTGTTCAGGGTAATAATCTTGTATGCGAACTTCCAGAAACTGCATTTAAAAGAGTAGAGACTACATCTGTTGAGCAGGCAATTGAAGTAATTCGCAACAGAATTGACCAGCTTGGAGTTGCTGAGCCAACAATACATCGTCAGGGAGAAAATGAAATAGTGGTTCAACTGCCTGGGGTAAAGGACCCTAAAAAAGCCCTTGAAATTATTGGTAAAACTGCTCAGCTTGAGTTTAAACTTCTTGATGAAGAGACTCCTCTCTGGAAAGAACTGCCATCACTGATAAAAGCTGGAGAAGAAGAGGCATTTTTAAATCAATGGAAAAACAGAATTCCTGAAAGCGATGAGATAGTTTTTCAAAAAATCATCAATAAGGAAACAGGAGAAGTTTATAAAAGACCATATATCGTTAAAAAAGAAACTCTACTTACTGGAGACTTACTTGCTGAAGCCCATGTAAGCATTGACCAGAGATTTAATGAACCCTATGTATCTCTGAGATTCAATGATGCAGGTGCAAAAATTTTTGAAGAAATAACAGCAAAGTATGTTAAACAAAGACTCGCCATAATACTTGATGGAAATCTCTATTCAGCACCTGTAATTCAGGAAAAAATTGAAGGCGGTAATGCCCAGATTACAGGAAGCTTTACTCTTGAGGAAGCTAAAGACCTTGCAATTGTTCTCAGAGCTGGTGCACTTCCAGCACCTGTTAAGCTTATTCAGAATGTAACAGTTGGTCCTACCCTTGGAAAGGACTCCATTGAAGCAGGCAAAATGGCTGTAATAGTTGCAGCGGTTTTTGTTTCTTTGTTCATAATTTTTTATTATCGCCTAAGTGGAGTTATTGCTGACCTTGCTTTGATTTTAAATATTATTCTTCTTATTGGTGCTCTTGCAGCTTTAAATGCAACCCTTACATTACCCGGAATTGCAGGAATTGCTCTTGCAATCGGGATGGCAGTGGATTCTAACGTTCTTATGTTTGAGAGAATAAGAGAGGAACTGAAGCTTGGAAAAACTCCAAAAGCTGCAATTGAGTCTGGATATAAAAAGGCATTCTGGACTATATTTGACTCCCATGTTACAACTCTTATAACAGCAGCAGTGCTTTTTCATTTTGGTTCTGGACCAATAAAGGGATTTGCAGTAACGCTGTCACTGGGTGTTGCGATAAATCTTTTTACAGCTTTAATTGGAACAAAAACAGCTTTTGACTTTATATACACTGGAAAGGAGCGTAAGAGCCTGAGCATATGA
- the secF gene encoding protein translocase subunit SecF: MIQILGKTNIDFLGKRYIAFGLSCIMIILGIFAIFQIHAGRANLGVDFAGGLSLQIRFSQPVTLAEVRAVVDKTGVKDADIQELPAERKILIKLKKQQEGAQEAIEKALKEILPGKEPVIESITEIGPKIGERTKRDALLAIAAATVGILLYIAIRFRFHFSIGATVATFHDVMAVLGIFYILNKEINLIFISALLTIAGYSLTDTVVVFDRIRENLGKVAKGTMTLEALMNKSINEVLSRTIVTSLTTFLSAVALFFFGGEVLHDFALAMMIGIVIGTYSSIFVASPVVLLLGKHSLLKR, from the coding sequence ATGATACAGATATTGGGTAAAACAAATATTGATTTTCTCGGGAAAAGATACATTGCCTTTGGTCTGTCCTGTATAATGATAATTCTTGGAATTTTTGCAATTTTTCAGATTCATGCTGGCAGGGCGAATCTCGGTGTTGACTTTGCCGGAGGATTGAGTCTTCAGATAAGATTCTCTCAACCTGTAACTCTTGCTGAAGTCAGAGCAGTGGTTGATAAAACAGGAGTAAAAGACGCTGATATACAGGAACTTCCTGCTGAAAGAAAGATTCTCATAAAACTAAAAAAACAACAGGAAGGCGCTCAGGAAGCAATTGAAAAAGCCCTTAAAGAAATTTTACCAGGCAAAGAGCCTGTGATTGAATCAATTACTGAAATTGGTCCAAAAATTGGAGAAAGAACAAAAAGAGATGCTCTCCTTGCCATTGCTGCTGCTACTGTAGGAATACTATTATACATTGCCATAAGATTTAGATTCCATTTTTCAATTGGTGCAACAGTGGCAACATTTCATGATGTTATGGCTGTGCTTGGAATTTTTTACATCCTTAACAAAGAGATAAATCTGATTTTTATAAGTGCTCTTTTAACAATCGCTGGATACTCTCTTACTGATACTGTTGTGGTCTTTGATAGAATTCGTGAAAATCTCGGTAAAGTGGCAAAAGGCACAATGACGCTTGAAGCATTGATGAACAAAAGCATAAATGAAGTTTTATCAAGAACAATTGTAACATCTCTTACAACATTTCTGTCAGCGGTAGCGCTCTTTTTCTTTGGAGGAGAGGTTCTGCATGACTTTGCCTTAGCAATGATGATCGGAATAGTAATTGGAACCTATTCATCCATATTTGTGGCAAGCCCTGTGGTCTTATTGCTTGGCAAACATTCTTTATTAAAAAGATAA